A single window of Labrus mixtus chromosome 23, fLabMix1.1, whole genome shotgun sequence DNA harbors:
- the kiaa0232 gene encoding uncharacterized protein KIAA0232 homolog — MRPVSTDSDGPAPPENLSCPYPLVGPLPASEMSLLQSLGPVQSWLGQELEKCGIDAMIYTRYVLSLLLHDSYDYDLQDQENDIFLGWEKGTGKKWGKSKKKGGTDLSLEEMKKQAAVQCLRSASDENSGIESLVEELCSKLKDIQNKQKEEKQIKKKSDGAQSPERAESPSSKDQVEMYYEAFPPLSEKPVCLQEIMTVWNKAKACAYSSSSSSAAPQTSTDTSSPKDCNSEGEAAKERNPEACSTITTVTNERAQQRRSKKEKENRYHGGAAAEEKSTVHSKRQTRHRSEGKYRPRSWSSGSSEAGSSSSGNQGDSKSSRTKAVRIRHKSREAAKNKRTRNSGQVKLQMKVIDKDERRNAGGSSSSATGGAAKQTQLYKKGKRPLKEIRKDPGWKEAKESGVEGINNKEYMEEPLWYTEPITEYFVPFSSRQSKLETKYRSKVDSPDGFALSADMERLPERFQGICIANESYQRAYLAAGSFVDGHFVEGPGEAEDEPAELTGTSSCPQPEDSRDLDDKHLSEFTHFYEVDIYQSILDTSASDSIQESRILSMIRQKSKEQRDVEAECCLVLDGLEQQGKSAIRADSQEASGSVGFLMEDLETMAQVWGCYSPSTSEDIDGESFIGDSPIRLSPLLDSVSFTLSKLSGHLEEPAVPEATSEPSALNSSCFSLFELQYDSPTFPFPRDSLTVGHENNTDSSSCLDPNSNKQSRLLIWTKNSAFDETEHCSNLSTRTCSPWSHSEETRSDNEQGNVPTEDAAHIGNEEIDCIIPPLSGTYLEDEILEFLQEDSARKCEEVSVKTASNQTFTKKSKLESICGIALEKDESKQYSTGMFSDTTNQHSDDYSSGIIKDIWTAIGDDKSEMVRKGAEKPSEGLFSDESGGYCCSCLEVQAKAGPIQGPQKKAVQRSEYHLWEGKKEEQDLAKNKLCKVDAAGDYMTPSKPWDLNSEKESTSFILGGVYGELKTLTGDKNWAVVPPSDAQESLLTCAAAAASASSSDMLTITGKDVLMKAGSCFAPGHKPLWRPLVSFGQSDQAIRGGGDGLNKGFSFIFHEDLLGSYGGLHSEEQGLEYPFTSFNLNNPFSQVLHVECSFEPEDMASFSPGFKPKSILCSDSENEAFHPRIYGINRTQYRAIRISPRTHFRPISASELSPGGVSDSEAETDKEEMSFPVLAPVDVFDDPQADLKPLEEDAECEGPYYGKSELESGKFLPRLKKSGMEKSAQTSLDSQEGSSTLLPIAEQEICLDCKTAAAASTAGGETGVSVCKIQKEESSGEKVSCLCAPAGQIPKSGINYDFVGEMPEFPLLNVSGQGGTGNQQDESWWQNTLCSPLFPGSQCTGSSNI, encoded by the exons ATGCGTCCAGTGAGCACCGATTCAGACggtcctgctcctcctgaaaATCTCTCTTGCCCCTACCCCCTCGTGGGCCCCCTGCCTGCCTCAGAGATGTCCCTGCTCCAGTCGCTGGGTCCAGTGCAAAGCTGGCTCGGTCAGGAGCTTGAGAAGTGCGGGATCGATGCCATGATTTACACCCGCTATGTTCTCAGCCTTCTCCTGCACGACAGTTACGACTACGACCTGCAGGACCAG GAAAATGACATCTTCTTGGGCTGGGAGAAGGGAACTGGGAAGAAATGGGGCAAGAGCAAGAAGAAAGGAGGGACAGACCTGAGTCTTGAGGAAATGAAGAAGCAAGCTGCTGTGCAATGCCTCCGCTCTGCATCTGATGAA AACTCTGGAATTGAGAGCCTGGTTGAAGAGCTTTGCTCTAAACTAAAGGacatccaaaacaaacagaaag aggaaaaacagattaaaaagaaaTCTGATGGCGCTCAGTCTCCAGAGCGAGCTGAGTCCCCCTCTTCAAAGGACCAGGTGGAAAT gtaTTATGAAGCCTTCCCTCCTTTGTCAGAAAAACCTGTTTGTCTCCAAGAGATCATGACGGTGTGGAACAAGGCTAAGGCCTGCGCTTACTCGAGTTCATCATCTTCCGCAGCCCCACAGACCAGCACGGACACCTCCTCCCCAAAAGATTGCAACAGCGAAGGTGAAGCTGCAAAAGAGCGAAACCCAGAGGCATGCAGTACCATCACTACTGTGACCAACGAGAGAGCCCAACAGCGACGAAGcaagaaggagaaagaaaacagatacCATGGTggggcagcagcagaggagaagtCTACCGTCCACTCCAAGAGACAGACCAGACACAGATCTGAGGGCAAATACAGACCCAGATCCTGGTCTTCTGGCTCCAGCGAGGCGGGCTCAAGCTCAAGTGGGAACCAGGGTGACTCCAAGTCATCTAGGACCAAGGCAGTCAGAATAAGGCACAAATCGAGGGAGGCTGCTAAGAATAAGAGAACACGCAACAGTGGGCAAGTGAAGCTTCAGATGAAGGTCATTGACAAAGATGAGCGAAGAAATGCAGGAGGGAGCAGTAGCAGTGCCACAGGAGGAGctgccaaacaaacacagctttaTAAAAAGGGGAAGCGCCCGCTGAAGGAGATTCGTAAAGATCCTGGCTGGAAGGAAGCGAAAGAGTCCGGAGTTGAGGGAATAAACAATAAGGAATACATGGAAGAGCCGCTTTGGTACACTGAGCCCATCACAGAGTATTTTGTACCtttcagcagcagacagagcaAGCTGGAAACAAAATATCGAAGCAAGGTAGACTCTCCTGATGGCTTTGCTTTGTCAGCCGACATGGAGAGGCTGCCGGAGAGATTCCAGGGAATCTGCATTGCTAACGAGAGCTACCAGAGAGCGTACCTAGCAGCAGGCTCGTTTGTGGATGGGCACTTTGTGGAAGGGCCTGGCGAGGCAGAAGATGAACCTGCTGAACTCACTGGGACCTCAAGCTGCCCTCAGCCCGAGGATAGTAGAGATTTAGATGACAAGCATCTGTCTGAATTCACTCACTTCTATGAAGTGGATATTTATCAATCCATATTGGATACTAGTGCCTCAGACTCGATACAAGAGAGTCGGATCCTAAGCATGATTCGACAAAAaagcaaagagcaaagagacGTTGAGGCAGAATGTTGTTTAGTGTTAGATGGCCTTGAGCAGCAAGGGAAAAGTGCAATACGGGCAGACTCACAGGAAGCTTCGGGATCTGTTGGATTCTTAATGGAGGATCTCGAAACCATGGCTCAAGTGTGGGGATGTTATTCACCATCCACTTCAGAAGATATAGACGGAGAGAGCTTCATCGGAGACTCTCCCATCCggctctctcccctcctcgATAGTGTTTCATTCACCCTGAGCAAACTATCTGGGCATCTGGAGGAGCCGGCTGTTCCTGAAGCCACCAGTGAACCTTCTGCTTTGAACTCATCCTGCTTCTCACTTTTTGAGCTGCAGTATGACAGCCCCACTTTTCCTTTTCCCCGCGACTCACTCACCGTTGGTCACGAAAACAACACAGATTCTAGTAGCTGTCTCGACCCCAATTCTAATAAACAGTCTCGTTTGCTAATATGGACCAAAAATAGTGCCTTTGACGAAACTGAACACTGTTCGAACCTTTCAACGCGAACTTGCAGTCCGTGGTCACATTCGGAGGAGACTCGTTCAGATAACGAGCAAGGAAATGTTCCAACAGAGGATGCTGCTCATATTGGCAACGAAGAGATTGATTGTAtaatccctcctctctctggtACATATCTGGAGGATGAAATCTTGGAGTTTTTGCAGGAAGACTCTGCGCGTAAGTGTGAGGAGGTCAGTGTTAAGACAGCGTCCAATCAGACCTTCACCAAAAAGTCTAAATTGGAGTCCATTTGTGGCATAGCATTGGAAAAGGACGAGAGTAAACAGTACAGCACTGGCATGTTTTCGGACACCACAAACCAACACAGTGATGACTACAGCTCAGGGATAATAAAGGACATTTGGACTGCAATAGGAGATGACAAATCTGAAATGGTAAGGAAAGGAGCAGAGAAACCGAGTGAGGGGCTATTCTCAGATGAGTCAGGCGGTTACTGCTGCAGCTGTCTGGAGGTGCAGGCAAAAGCAGGTCCGATTCAAGGACCTCAGAAAAAAGCAGTGCAGAGATCAGAGTATCACCTGTGGGAAGGCAAGAAAGAAGAACAGGACTTAGccaaaaacaaactctgcaaGGTGGATGCTGCCGGGGATTATATGACTCCGTCCAAGCCCTGGGACTTAAACTCTGAGAAGGAGAGCACATCATTCATCCTGGGAGGGGTGTATGGAGAGCTGAAGACACTAACTGGCGATAAGAATTGGGCAGTTGTGCCGCCAAGTGACGCCCAAGAAAGCCTGCTAACATGTGCCGCTGCAGCTGCTTCTGCTTCTAGCTCAGACATGCTCACCATCACTGGAAAGGATGTGCTGATGAAAGCTGGCAGCTGCTTTGCTCCTGGCCACAAGCCCCTATGGAGGCCTCTTGTGTCCTTTGGGCAGAGTGACCAGGCcatcagaggaggaggggatggaTTGAATAAGGGATTTTCTTTCATCTTCCATGAAGATTTGCTCGGATCTTACGGAGGCTTGCATAGTGAGGAGCAAGGTTTGGAATATCCCTTCACATCATTCAACCTGAACAATCCCTTCTCCCAAGTCCTCCATGTCGAGTGTTCCTTTGAGCCTGAAGACATGGCCTCGTTCAGTCCGGGGTTCAAGCCCAAATCTATTCTTTGCTCGGACTCTGAGAATGAAGCCTTCCATCCTAGAATATATGGCATCAACAGGACACAGTACAGGGCCATCCGCATTTCCCCCAGGACTCATTTCCGACCAATATCGGCCTCAGAGTTGTCTCCTGGTGGAGTGAGTGATTCAGAGGCTGAGACTGACAAAGAGGAGATGAGTTTTCCCGTCCTGGCCCCGGTGGACGTCTTTGATGATCCTCAGGCCGACCTCAAACCACTCGAGGAGGATGCAGAATGTGAGGGCCCTTATTACGGGAAGTCAGAACTGGAATCTGGTAAATTCTTACCCAGATTAAAGAAGTCTGGCATGGAGAAGAGTGCTCAGACCTCTCTGGATTCACAGGAGGGTTCAAGTACCCTCCTGCCGATCGCTGAGCAAGAGATTTGCTTAGACTGCAAAACGGCAGCAGCTGCTTCAACTGCAGGTGGAGAGACGGGCGTCTCAGTCTGCAAGATTCAAAAGGAGGAATCTTCAGGAGAAAAAGTGTCCTGCTTATGTGCACCAGCAGGTCAGATCCCCAAGTCTGGGATCAATTATGACTTTGTTGGAGAAATGCCAGAG TTCCCTCTGTTAAATGTTAGTGGACAGGGAGGAACTGGCAACCAGCAGGACGAGAGCTGGTGGCAGAACACACTCTGTTCCCCCCTTTTCCCTGGATCTCAGTGTACAG GGAGCAGCAACATTTGA